TGTTCTTGATTTTCGTTTACATACCAATTAAAGAGTTCAGGTACTTACAAATGGAGAAGAGAATGCAATGCTTTGAATACAGATGAAATTAAAAACCAAAAGGATTTGGCAATTTCAGCTGGGGTGGGATTGCAAAATGCAAATGCATGCGAGGAAGATTATATGCATGCTCATTATGGAGTTCAGCCATTTCCCACTTAGTTATGCTGCCATTCAAAATTATGGCACTTCTCTTTTTGATCATGCTTGCATCTGTGCTCAGTGGTCCTTAATGGAAACTAAATCAGGCCAATTTGGTGCAAATTGCTAGAGATAAATGTGATATGCAATCCCCACTACAAAAGCAAAGCAGATTGTAAATCATGGCTGCAGTGTATTACCTGCCAAATCTGTAAAAACTGACTCATGCTTTCCTAGATTGTTATTCACCAGTGTTAAAAAAGCAAAAGTACACAGCACATAACAGAGCACCAACTTTTTTCAGTAAAATCAGAAGCAAAGAGAACAGTGAGAACAGATGGGCTTCAGATTTCAATCATAAACACCACTGTTtcattttcctcttctttctttcactTTGACAATAGCCTCAACAGAGCATCAATTGATGTTCTACTTCTTTTGCATTTAAAACAAAAAGGTTGCATTTCAGTCATCATATCTATTCCTAATTCCTAAACAAATAAAGAATCTTGAATAAAAGAATCCTCATCTCCTCACTCAGCAACTTCTGGTTGGACAGTTAATCCTGCAAGAGAAAAGCTTGTTATGGTAAGCTCATGAACAAGTCATCATTACTATAAGTTTATGAGTAATCacttttcaaaacaaaaatttagTACCTAATAATCGTGCAGAACACAAAATGGAACACTTTGAGATGCCAAAAAGGCAAGTGTCTGTTAATTGGGTGACCAAATAATGCACAGGGCTGGCTACTGGAGCTGAGTTTAACCGCTACCATGCTTTGATAATCAACTGTAGTTACTGTACAATTTGCTGTTGATGTATGTATACTAACCAaaatttcaatattaaaacctGATGAGAGAGAACAAAGATAACAATTAGACAAAGAaacaaatgcatacaacaaaacaaaaccaactaaagtgaaaaggaaaagaaagacCAACCTTTTTCGATTTGTGGGACAAGGAATGTCTCCATCAGACTTCATGAGTCGTTCAAAGTGATTCCCGCCTGCAAACGGGGACCAAATTcttaacaagaacaaaaccaagcAAGTATATACAGCTCAAGAAAAAAGACTATGAAAGACGCTTTCAACTTTACTTAAAAAAGGCCCTATCTCTCTCAATTCATGAGAATTTTAGGTATATTTCATCAGGATTTGAAGGCTCAAAGTGAGCCTGACAACTGCTGAGGTAAACGACACTGATTTACTGAGCCATTGATACACCTCAAGACAACCAGAATGGTCAAGATTATGACAAATGAAAGAAGGGTCCATTTGGAGAAAGAGAACAATACTTGGTTTGCAGGAAGATAATTAAACCTAATAAACAGGAACGAAATCATAACGAAAATGATCAAGTGAAACATAGGGAGATTACtatatcattttattttattttctgtcaGACATATCATTTACTCCTGGGTATTAGCTTTCATAATGACCATGCCTATCATCAAAGATCCAAACTTTAGTGTGTAAATAAACTAAATTTGAGTGAAGGAGCATACTTGATATGGGACAGATGTGGGTCATCATTGTTCCCTCATCCTTCAGAAAAAGTTCAGATCAGTATATCCATGTGAATATGGCAGAAGCTCCTCTACTTCAATCCTAGAACTAGAATAACTGGTGCTTTTCTTCAGTTTGTTGTGACTTGACTCAACCTCCGCCCAAAACATGCCATATACTGGTCTATGATCTGAGAACCGAGACTCCCCACGGACATAAGATAACTGTTGGAGACCTTCGCCATACCACAATATTCGATCACACCTTCATGAACACAGAAGTAAAAAATTTAGCAGGTGCAACATTTTGGGAAATTAACGGCATAGCTTCTTTCTATAATCGAAtcattttcatatataattcTACATGAATTAGGAAAATTAGTCTTACCAAGCAGGTGTTCGACGTTTCTCTTTCGGGTGCATATCATCCCCTGCATATCTATCTGAGTTAGTAGAATACTTGTAAGTAGGTGGGAAGTAAATCTTCCCCTCATTCCAGCCCACAAATGCACGACCACGTTTTTGCTCTATCCTTAACTGCAAAACAATCGACTTCAGTTTTAATGTAACATGCCTTGTTCACTAGTATTTAAGACAAGGTatagaaaatgaaagaagtaGGAGGACTTAAAATCATACCTGGTCTCTCTCCAACAAGGCCCTCCAGTTTTGCATCTCAACTAATGCCTTAGCAGAGCGGTAAGAGAGGGAAATCCGATAATTCAAATCCCCAAGCCATATAACTCGACTagataagaaataaaaaaacacatgATTAGGTAACTAAAAAGAATTATGTTTGGGCAATGATCAAACAAAAAGGAGATATATACCGGCAGCAGCTGAATTATTTGCTAGCATTACACATAAGTGCTTAATTGATGATTTAATCAGATGAACTAAATCTCAagtcaaaaaagaaaatgatatttacAGATGCTTAAATCAATTAGatgccttttttttgtttacgaTTGCTTTGAGTCATTAAAATCCCAGGTAATTTTTCAACTATTTAATCagtttaatttgaaagagGAACATTTCCAGAAGTTATTGTACATATGCTCAAGATGTAACCATATTCGTTAAATCAATAGTTGATGAGAAAGACTCTTACTCATGCTCCAGGattgtttctgggtttttcaAGGCACTAGTGCCATTAACCTTTGGAAACCTTGTCTTCCTAAGGATCTCCATTACATCAGAATTCCTTCTTAGCTCATCACCCTCCTTCTGTCCTGAGGTTAAATGAGTACAGATAAAGCAAAAGGTTGTATCGTGCAAGGACATGCTGACTGAAATGGATCCCTGTTAATCCAAGCAGAAGATTGTCATTTTCTCaattaataaaattgaaaagaatcaAAAACAACTACAATCAAGACGAGTATTACCTTATTTCCAAGGTATCCCATTAATCCTCTTCCAACACATGATACTTTCATGTTTTTGACATGATCCCTCAGCTCACTTCTGACCCATACTGTAAGGAATATGCCCACCATTTGCTTGCTAGCAACTAAGTTGTACCTTGAATGCCCTGGCATTCTATATCCAGTTTCATTGGATGCAGATCCAGCATAGGACATTGGTGAGAATAAAACAGTACTTGGTGAATCTCCTGGTCCATTATCATCATCAGACGAACCCCACCTGGAAAAGTCACTCGGCCTTGAGTAGTCACTAGGCCTAGCATAATAGTCACTCGGCCTTGAGTAGTCACTAGGCCTAGAATAATAGTCACTCGGCCCTGAGTAGTCGCTAGCCCTTGAATAGTCACTTGGCCTATGACCCCATCTGAAGTTGGGATCATAGTCACTTGGCCTGTGACCAAAGATCACCCGATCACAAACACTGAATCTTCGATCAAGTCGGGGTTGTGAAGCTGAAGGGTCATTCTCTGTTCTCCAGCTTGGGGTTGCCTGGAATGATCTTCTTTGAAAAAAAGATGAGCTCTTCTGTCTAGCAGATCCCTCAAAATCAGCATGTAACTCGACAATTGGCTGTGGGATGGGAGATGGTGTATAACAGCCACCCCCACCACTAGTACCAGGAAGATTGTTTAAGGTCTTCCGAATGAGGGCCAACCATTTCTTGGCAGGGCCATTGTCTTCTGCCCCCAGAACATTACCAGCATTTAATGGAACTATCTCTTGAAACctgaaagagagaaagagacatCCATTCATCAGTAAATCAAAAGGTAATTTGTTTAGAAGATGTTTATATATAAACAATAAAAACATACCCGAGAACATAAATGTCTGCAGGAGGAGCGGCATGAAGCCACTCATCCATATTTAAATTGCTTGGTGGAGATCTTCCGGCCACATTCCAAGTAGCAACAAAAATGCtggaacaaaaccaaaagaaacaaaaattgtAAATAATACAATTGGGAGAAAGCTCTTCATGAGAGTACTTTAGTAAATGGAAGAAGTAACCATATACCTATGGTTCTGCACATCTATAATTCGAGGGTGATCAAGATTCATCTTTCGTCGACGGACCTGGTCAGTGTTCTTGCTGAACTTCTCTGCGCATTAAAGTGAGAACAAAATGAGGAAATGAGACTAATCACAACTTCTGAAACTTGCCTAATATGTAAATTGTCAAATTCCGGTTTGTCATAGAAGAGAACAGTAAAAAAAACCTGTTTTGCTTTTCTTAATCGTGCATGGTTCCCCCTCTGAGAAGCTAGTCCTGTATTCAACCTCAGCTCCTGAACAAGAAAATTATCCGCAATGTATCAGTTTTCAGCTCAAAAACCAGAGCAGAGATAAGGTCAATAAGTATCTAAAACATTTTCAATGCTTAGAATAGATTTCATATTAGCAAACACTAATTTGGGAATTATGCGGTAACAGATAACTATGATTCAGAACAGAAACATTGCCGAAAACCCGAGACATTTGGAACCAAATTATGccataattttaatttctcagcCTTCTCAGCAACCAAATAGTTGGAGAAGAATTACAAGAAGGGACCATTCTGAGGGAGAAAAGTGAACACTGAAATGCTGAAGTTAAGAATCTTTAAGATTTGACACCCAAAACCCCAATAATgattaaacaaacaaaaaaccaaACATATAAGAAACCATGgggaaggaaacaaaaacaaagattCTGTCTCACCTCCATAAACAACATCATCTGCCTGAAAGTCCTCAGTTTTGCTCTTGATATTGAACCACTTCCTGACCATTTTCTTTGACCATGAGAGCTTCaccaaacaacaacaaacacacaacCAGCTAATCATTTCCACAAGTCAAagcaaaccaaaaacaaaatcaccaACAAATCCCTTAGTATCTCCATGAAAGTACCTTGCTTTTCTTGGAATTCCCATCTCCCATTGTTTCACTATCACTTCATACAGCTATATAGGCCTTCTGGGTTCCTCCCCGCCTTCCCCAGTATCTGGGTTTTCACTATGATAACCCAAAAAGCCGAGTTCTTTGTGATCTCCCAATGATCCCAAAACCCATGAAATAGGCGTCAAATGTTGAAGGAATGAAAACAAACAGCAAATGGGTTTTCTTGTTTAGCTCTTATTGCATACACACTCTTTAAGGAAGTCTCAAGCAGAAAGAAGCAAAGGCCCAGAAGACCATGAAAGACtcgaggagagagagaaacagagaCAAGCTACCCTTTAATGAGTGGAAGTGAGATGAGAGAttctgaagaagaacaagacaATGCGGCAGacatagagagagaaagagagagggaagAAAGAAAGCAAAGTTTTCTCGTTCTTAGTAACAACAGCAAAGTATCGAATTTGAACAGTTTAAAGTGAAGGGGTCTGGTCTTTGGgggcttttctttttttaattacagtttcaaattaattttgattaaGAATTAAACTCCAAAGctcaaggcagggccaacatGAAGGGGGCAACGGGCATATGTCGTTTAGCTTTAAGCTCTGAGCAGAATGACTAGGGTCAGGAGAGCAAAGGCTGCCCACGGTCAGCAAAGTgaagcaagaagaagaagaagaacggtTGGAGATCTATATTACTCCTCTAGTAATGCCTCTATAGATTGATAGCTGTATTCTTGCACCCATTTTGGTCTCTACCCAGCAAAGTTAAAGCAGGCAGGTAAAGatagaaaaaaagataaagAGAATGTGTATCTGCGcgcgctctctctctctctctctctctctctctctctctctctctctctctctgctggTGGTAGAGACTGGTGCTGACTACTATATTTGGTTTTCCTATTAatttttgtatttcttttttttctggcAAAGAATGTTTGGAGTTGAAGGTATTTAGTGTGACAGTGTGTATTGACAAATTGATGATCTGCCTCTCTGAGTTTTAAAATTGTTCttgtgatgttgttgggtTTTGGGGTTTTTCTGGGTTTACATGGGTGGCCAAGGTGCTCTGTAAACTAATGTAGCAACAACCTTTAGCAAGTATAATTCAGTTTCTTCAACAACTTAATTCATTTCTTGTCTTTACAGGTTTGCAGACCTAACAAAGGTAGATATTCATTTTTGGATAGATTTCAGCAAAGCCACAACAAGAATTGGCTAATGCATTCATGGTCCTTTATCACATAAACTGTGTACGTACCTAAAATTGATATGTCGCAAGTGTACAAAATGATGTTCTTGATAATAAGATAAACAAACAGATGACAAACTTACGAAGTTAGCCTTTAGTTGCTTGCTTACATTCTCTGGGGGTTACATCATAGAAGATTTGCAACATCATTTTCAGATAGATTTTTCCTACTCAACAGCATTATTGGTTTGATTATTCGATCATCTTCGTAGATTATTAGCTGAAATGACATGCACGTTGATGGAATGTTCTGTGAACCAGTTTTGAGGTCTTCTTAGCTCAATTTAGGTGTCTTTAAAAACATTGGCACCCGTCCCGAATTTATGTGTTGGGGTCCTTCTTTTAGTGTTTGGATAGAAGCTAGAAGCTCTTTCCAACGAAAACCATATTGTTAAGGACTAGTTGATGACCACTTTGTTTCACAGAATTCTCGATCTCATATTTAGATCTCTACTATTTAGtttgtagatatatatgagtaaatcatctctgcaattttttttaattgacaaTTGTTAAGATATtcataaatgtgatttactcaTTATGAACTTAAACGGTTCATGTTCGACAGTTTTGATTCGTTCATTAATTTAACATGCTTTGATAACGtaatgatcattaaattggGTGAAAATTGTACATCTAATCTACTCATATGTACCTAATATCTAAACGATTTAGATGAAAAAATGTGTTCGAAAAATAAGTTTAATTAACAATTAATTAGAAGTCTTCAACAAGATGGTCCTCTTTGGAAAATCTCTGAAGCTATACCAAGTACCATCTTCGATttgtattatttattttgaatgGATAGCTAGCTTGCTCACTTGGATCTACTCCCTATATCTATGTGGTGATTGTGGCAACAGAAAGTGTCCTAGTTCTTCTAGTTTGATGTGCCTCTCCGGCCGCCGTCCATGCTACATCTAGTAAGCTCCTTCCTCAACTTGAGCGTTCAACACTCCCATGTTTGAATTGGTTTGAGCAAAACAAGGAGGTATTTGCCTCTTTTGGGGCTTTTAGAGGCTCTCAAAGTTTGAAGTCTCACCTCAATTGTGACTCGTATTAAACTTCCTAATACACATGACTCCATGAGCATGTAAGATGCCAAGAGCTAAAGCTAGACTAGCTAGGATGTCTATCTTTGTTTtgttacaaatatatatatatatatatatatatatatatatatatatatcctcaATTTATCATGATTGTTGGGTTCTAACTTCTAAAGTCTAAACCATTTGATTAGGGCCATTACTTATATGTTAAGAGGACAAAAATTATTGAGCTGACGGCGGAACACTCCTAGTTGGGGGGTACCACAGCAGCTTATCAAATCAAATCGCACCCACACATACATTCCAAATGGAAATCCTTTAACAACTTCATTAATATCCACTTAACCATTTCTGGTTCGTATGATGACTAGTTGGTCCCAAATGGATATCCTAGATTGGGACGTATATAAATACTTGTTGCCTTTGCTATTGAGATTATACAAAAATCGAAGTGACATAACATTTTTGATTTAATTTTTGAGTAATGTTTGTTTAGAGCAGATTCCACGCACTAAACTAAATTTGCACCATCAAGTCATATACAATGTTAGTTATTTTCAACTCCATTATTGTTCCTAGTATTGGGTGTTATGAACACCGTTTTTCTTGTCTTGTTCCGGTGATATCTATTCACTGACCATGCTAAAATTGTCCTATATgctatttttcttatttattttaatatttcataactttataaATATTTAGGCAACTTTTGAATATTAATAGTCtttctcaaaatcaaaaatcaaTATAAGTATCACGTGAATAAtttgtaattaaaataaattgcTGACATTGCATATTAATTGTCGATTCACTTGCAGTTTGGTgcgtaaaataattttcatgtttgttTATATGTTTCATGAagcttcaatatatatataactcacCAAAgcacataaataaataaataaataaataaaagtattAACTTGAACACACTTTATTTGTTATTGATGCTTATGAATGACTATTTAATCTGCTTTGATGTTGCGatgacaaatgaaaagataactTGACAATTGTGAAGTATAGAAATCAATAACACAGAATAATTACCACCATGTTGCTATTGGAAATATACTCGACAACACTTAAGTTCGTTATGTCAATAGGAGGCAACGACCGTGATGCCGCTGGATTGATGTTAACGATTGTAACATATCAAATGATTCTATAAacaaatatgatttttttaaaagaaattaaacaaaatattAACTTCATTCAGGATTAATAATACCTACTGATGAAATGCATCAATATTtggagatgaaaaaaaaaattatgaggCACTAACGAAAACGTTTTGTCCTATTTAAAAAAACATGTATAATGAGTGGACTTccattttgtctatgaaggcTATCTAATCAGCCTCAAATCATTAATCACTCCTTGATGCTGAATTATGTGCTTTTGCTTTGTGTGGATTTCAGAAGGACATTGTTTTCATCTTTGGTTTCGACTAATGTAGGTCTTAGGGAATGATTTGAAGCAACAACGAGAAAAAGTGATTTCTTGAAATAGTGCAAAGAAACTTGTAAAGACAGAGCTATGGGTCATCCACTGTGATTGGATATGCATCTAATTCAAGGGAAGACTAAATAATCGACCCTacaatatttgaaaataataCTCCATTCTCCACTTTGAGAACCTTGACGATTCGATGAAGGATCTCATGAAATGCTTGGTACCTCATCAAAAATCAAATTCTTTACGGATTCAATGAGGGCATGATGAAAGGAGAAATCTGGACATGCATACGCACCATATTAAGGAGAGGGAAGGAGGCTTACAAAATGTTTGTTCTACATGCATGATTTAGTTTGGTTTTGTACAAataaatagttttttttaggGGTACAAATAAATAGTATTAGTGTCAAATAAATATACGTATGTTGCATGTCTTACTTTAACAAATACAGCAACCTTTTCTCCTAAAACTCGTCTCTCTCGTGCTCTGCTGTCAAGGGAGAATTCTTGTTGTGCGGCTTCCATCCATGGATGTTTCGCCAAGACCTCTGACTACAAAGCTTGCAACGGAATTGTTTCTCAAAGATGTAGAAGAAGTTGTTGCAACCTGCGTGCCGGGAGATGGATTTCTTAGGCCAAAATTTCTTCTCGGTAAAGAAAGTGTATACCTCCCGCATGGTACCAATTCCTTTAGCACCACCATTAGGGCTATGTGGCGGCTCATGGTGCCAGTTCAAACTCATGATTCAAGTTTGCTAAGGAACATAATATGATTCAGGTCAAGTAGTGTGATCATTGAATGTATGAACGCACAATGATCTTACTCAATCACTACAGTAGCTCTAGCTAGTGGCGCAtgcataaaattatataaatagggacaaaaaatttaatgtttatatTGCGTGAagcccagaaaaaaaaatttaggtgAAGATAAGTGTTGTTATTTCAACCATTAATGCTGCATTGTCTGATCAGCAGCAAGTGCAGCAGCTGTTGCTTGCAGAGCAAGTCAGCTGCAATCTCAGTCTTTTTTCTGCTCAAATCAGCTGATTAGTGACCTTACAACATTTAGCTTCTCAATGTATATCTCCTTAGGTTTTACCTGCTAGATCCTTAATCTCGTTTTAACCTAGCAGTCTTTATCTAGTTCTTGTTGTTCTATTTATTCTAGTATTCTCCTTGTTGAAGTGTTCAAGATATATACAGAAACATTCAAGCCTTGTTCTTAGCTCTTCTCATATTTCaatatggtatcagagcaggtaTCCTCATAGGACCTGCTTCTGCAAAATCCATTACTTCTTCATCTACCTTCTCCATTAAGTGATAATGGCTGGAGGAAACAAACCTGATGAGGGAGACAACAGTTCTTCTTCAAACCATGATTCAGCTGACACAAGTCAGCGTCTTACCTCAACCCtccttaatgaattcaattatCTTCATTGGTCTCGAGCGATCAACCTTGCTCTTACTGGTAGATACAAGATTGGCTACATTAATGGCACAATCAAACCTCCCGCTGCATCTTCTCCTGATTATAATCATTGGATGGGCCAAGACAAGTTAGTTATGTGATGGATACTGAATTCCATGGAACCAAAGATGAGAGAGATCTTTGGCTATGCAGACACTGCATTGAATTTATGGCGGGAAGTCAAAGGTATGTATGGTAGCTTGAATAATTTTGTGCGTGTTTTTCAACTAAAAAGGGAGTTGTCCGAGCTTCATCAAGGTAACTACTCCTTCATCCAATATCTTGGAAACTTGAAGTCAAGATGGAACGAGTTAAATCAGTATCGTCCTCATACCACCGACTCAAAGATCTTGCATCAACGTGCTGAGGAAGATCAAATCTTCATGCTACTTGCTGGCCTCAACTCAGAATATGAAGATCTTAGGAGTCACATCTTAATGTCTTCAACTCTTCCATCACTTGAAACTGTGGTCCAAACAATCACGCGTGAGGAAACAAGGAAGAAGGCTATGAGCACAGATGAAGCTGGTCATAATCATGAGGCAAGTGTATCTGAAGCTAGGGCTTTTGCTAGCACTAGACCATACAAAGGGAAAAGGCCAGACCTAAAGTGCTCCCACTGTGTTATTATTGGGAG
This is a stretch of genomic DNA from Argentina anserina chromosome 4, drPotAnse1.1, whole genome shotgun sequence. It encodes these proteins:
- the LOC126790519 gene encoding type IV inositol polyphosphate 5-phosphatase 7-like isoform X1 → MGDGNSKKSKLSWSKKMVRKWFNIKSKTEDFQADDVVYGGAEVEYRTSFSEGEPCTIKKSKTEKFSKNTDQVRRRKMNLDHPRIIDVQNHSIFVATWNVAGRSPPSNLNMDEWLHAAPPADIYVLGFQEIVPLNAGNVLGAEDNGPAKKWLALIRKTLNNLPGTSGGGGCYTPSPIPQPIVELHADFEGSARQKSSSFFQRRSFQATPSWRTENDPSASQPRLDRRFSVCDRVIFGHRPSDYDPNFRWGHRPSDYSRASDYSGPSDYYSRPSDYSRPSDYYARPSDYSRPSDFSRWGSSDDDNGPGDSPSTVLFSPMSYAGSASNETGYRMPGHSRYNLVASKQMVGIFLTVWVRSELRDHVKNMKVSCVGRGLMGYLGNKGSISVSMSLHDTTFCFICTHLTSGQKEGDELRRNSDVMEILRKTRFPKVNGTSALKNPETILEHDRVIWLGDLNYRISLSYRSAKALVEMQNWRALLERDQLRIEQKRGRAFVGWNEGKIYFPPTYKYSTNSDRYAGDDMHPKEKRRTPAWCDRILWYGEGLQQLSYVRGESRFSDHRPVYGMFWAEVESSHNKLKKSTSYSSSRIEVEELLPYSHGYTDLNFF
- the LOC126790519 gene encoding type IV inositol polyphosphate 5-phosphatase 7-like isoform X2, whose product is MGDGNSKKSKLSWSKKMVRKWFNIKSKTEDFQADDVVYGGAEVEYRTSFSEGEPCTIKKSKTEKFSKNTDQVRRRKMNLDHPRIIDVQNHSIFVATWNVAGRSPPSNLNMDEWLHAAPPADIYVLGFQEIVPLNAGNVLGAEDNGPAKKWLALIRKTLNNLPGTSGGGGCYTPSPIPQPIVELHADFEGSARQKSSSFFQRRSFQATPSWRTENDPSASQPRLDRRFSVCDRVIFGHRPSDYDPNFRWGHRPSDYSRASDYSGPSDYYSRPSDYSRPSDFSRWGSSDDDNGPGDSPSTVLFSPMSYAGSASNETGYRMPGHSRYNLVASKQMVGIFLTVWVRSELRDHVKNMKVSCVGRGLMGYLGNKGSISVSMSLHDTTFCFICTHLTSGQKEGDELRRNSDVMEILRKTRFPKVNGTSALKNPETILEHDRVIWLGDLNYRISLSYRSAKALVEMQNWRALLERDQLRIEQKRGRAFVGWNEGKIYFPPTYKYSTNSDRYAGDDMHPKEKRRTPAWCDRILWYGEGLQQLSYVRGESRFSDHRPVYGMFWAEVESSHNKLKKSTSYSSSRIEVEELLPYSHGYTDLNFF